In one window of Rhodanobacter sp. FDAARGOS 1247 DNA:
- a CDS encoding O-antigen ligase, with translation MNSFGTSLKGALRSPLLPFWLVVALLPFGRSSELGTVLCLLGVIMLFARDPQALQQHAGARLLLWLLAAYVGAALCSALDAVRPGKSWSTVAALLRYAPLGLYACFAIRRESKLQALYVAVAWVLALWCLDAWVQALTGWSLGGQAEAERVSGIFGADNLKLGPTLAVLSPFALWTARRRWGLPGLLLAFALILGPILLAGARAAWLCYMLVALGFAWRETKSPLRFAGFCAVAALLLALAGGLAWKTSTRFHDRIDRTLLALHGTDQSLDAALSGRLDIWHASVEMFAAHPLNGVGVRGYRYAYPQYAPANDHFVVSTEACGVGEGACHAHQLVLEILTETGSIGLLLWLAGVVLAWRAWRSVGAAARERAFPVSLALGVMLFPLNTHLAFYSAWWGLLFAWLLGLWCASLFVAGVPAGLLKEAVPPGGP, from the coding sequence ATGAATTCGTTCGGCACCTCACTCAAGGGCGCGTTGCGCTCGCCACTGCTGCCATTCTGGCTGGTGGTCGCGCTGCTGCCGTTCGGGCGCAGTTCCGAGCTGGGCACCGTGTTGTGCCTGCTCGGCGTGATCATGCTGTTCGCCCGCGATCCGCAGGCCTTGCAGCAGCACGCGGGGGCACGCCTGCTGCTCTGGCTGCTGGCGGCCTACGTCGGGGCGGCGCTGTGCTCCGCGCTCGATGCGGTCCGGCCGGGCAAGAGCTGGAGCACGGTGGCCGCGCTGTTGCGCTACGCGCCGCTGGGTTTGTACGCGTGTTTTGCGATCCGCCGCGAAAGCAAGCTGCAGGCCCTGTATGTGGCGGTGGCCTGGGTATTGGCGCTGTGGTGTCTGGACGCCTGGGTGCAGGCGCTGACCGGCTGGAGCCTTGGCGGCCAGGCGGAGGCCGAGCGCGTCTCCGGCATCTTCGGTGCGGACAACCTCAAGTTGGGACCGACCCTGGCGGTGCTGTCGCCGTTTGCGCTGTGGACCGCGCGACGACGCTGGGGCTTGCCGGGTCTGCTGCTCGCCTTTGCCCTGATCCTGGGCCCGATCCTGCTGGCCGGTGCGCGCGCCGCATGGCTGTGCTACATGCTGGTGGCGCTGGGCTTTGCCTGGCGCGAGACGAAATCGCCGCTGCGCTTTGCCGGCTTCTGCGCGGTGGCGGCGCTGCTGCTGGCGCTGGCCGGGGGACTGGCCTGGAAGACTTCGACGCGTTTCCATGACCGCATCGATCGCACCCTGCTGGCCCTGCACGGCACCGACCAGTCGCTGGACGCCGCGCTCAGCGGCCGCCTCGACATCTGGCACGCCAGCGTCGAGATGTTCGCCGCGCATCCGCTCAACGGCGTGGGTGTGCGTGGCTATCGTTATGCGTATCCGCAGTACGCCCCGGCGAATGATCATTTCGTGGTATCGACCGAAGCCTGCGGCGTCGGCGAAGGTGCCTGTCATGCCCACCAGCTGGTGCTCGAGATACTTACCGAGACCGGTTCGATCGGCCTGCTGCTGTGGCTGGCCGGCGTCGTGCTGGCATGGCGGGCGTGGCGCAGCGTGGGTGCGGCAGCGCGGGAGCGCGCGTTCCCGGTGAGCCTGGCCTTGGGCGTGATGCTGTTTCCGCTGAACACCCATCTGGCCTTCTATTCGGCCTGGTGGGGGCTGCTGTT
- a CDS encoding glycosyltransferase, which translates to MSSIAVPAKLLTVVQLIPALHSGGAERSALEIARALVQAGHRSVVISAGGRLVEQLKAEGSEHVTLDIGRKSLSTLGHLGALRRLLRELKPDIVHARSRLPAWMGWWALKGMTPRPHFLTTVHGLNSPGRYSAILLRGERVVAVSQTLRDYVLSHYRWLEPGRVKVIPRGIDPQAFPYGHRPDDAWRKAFLAEFPALTGAPLLTLPGRGTRLKGHHDAIELLADLKRRGIEARLLLLGVTEPGREAYVAELQELIRLRGVTSQVVLSPPRDDVRDIYAISALVLQLSNRPESFGRTVVEALSLCRPVLGYAHGGVGELLAELYPAGRVPPGDRERLVERAAELLRVAPPISPLQSYRLGDMQQATLALYDEIAAS; encoded by the coding sequence ATGTCCAGCATTGCCGTGCCCGCCAAGCTGCTGACCGTGGTCCAGTTGATCCCTGCGCTGCATTCCGGTGGCGCCGAGCGGTCAGCGCTGGAGATCGCCCGCGCGCTGGTGCAGGCTGGCCATCGCTCGGTGGTGATCTCGGCGGGCGGCCGGCTGGTCGAGCAATTGAAGGCCGAAGGCAGCGAGCACGTCACGCTGGACATTGGCCGCAAGTCGCTGTCCACGCTGGGCCATCTGGGCGCCTTGCGGCGCCTGCTGCGCGAACTGAAGCCGGACATCGTGCACGCCCGATCGCGGCTGCCGGCCTGGATGGGCTGGTGGGCACTGAAGGGCATGACGCCGCGACCGCATTTCCTCACCACCGTGCACGGGCTCAATTCGCCGGGGCGTTACAGTGCGATCCTGTTGCGCGGCGAGCGCGTGGTGGCGGTGTCGCAGACCTTGCGCGACTACGTGCTGAGCCACTACCGCTGGCTGGAGCCGGGCCGGGTCAAGGTGATTCCGCGGGGCATCGATCCGCAGGCGTTTCCCTATGGCCACCGGCCCGATGACGCCTGGCGGAAGGCCTTTCTTGCCGAGTTTCCCGCGCTGACCGGCGCACCCCTGCTGACCCTGCCGGGTCGTGGCACGCGCCTGAAGGGGCACCATGACGCGATCGAGCTGCTGGCTGACCTGAAGCGGCGGGGTATCGAGGCGCGCCTGTTGCTGCTGGGGGTGACCGAACCCGGCCGCGAGGCCTACGTGGCCGAGCTGCAGGAACTGATCCGCTTGCGCGGCGTGACCTCGCAGGTGGTGCTGAGCCCGCCGCGCGACGACGTGCGCGACATCTACGCGATTTCCGCGCTGGTGCTGCAGCTGTCGAACCGGCCCGAATCGTTCGGCCGCACCGTGGTCGAGGCGCTGTCGCTGTGCCGTCCGGTGCTGGGCTACGCCCATGGCGGCGTCGGCGAATTGCTGGCCGAGTTGTACCCCGCCGGCCGGGTGCCTCCCGGTGACCGCGAGCGGTTGGTGGAGCGCGCCGCCGAATTGCTGCGGGTGGCGCCGCCGATCTCGCCGCTGCAGAGCTATCGCCTGGGCGACATGCAGCAGGCCACGCTCGCCCTGTACGACGAAATCGCCGCGTCCTGA
- a CDS encoding zinc-finger domain-containing protein — MSSPRSAAAPMVPANAENRYEVTRADLPLSCPMPGMELWNSHPKVYLPIVDDGGESTCAYCGACYVLRD, encoded by the coding sequence ATGTCATCCCCCCGCTCTGCGGCGGCGCCGATGGTGCCGGCAAATGCCGAAAATCGTTATGAAGTGACGCGCGCGGACCTGCCGCTGTCCTGTCCCATGCCCGGCATGGAACTGTGGAACTCGCACCCGAAGGTCTACCTGCCGATCGTCGACGATGGCGGCGAGTCAACCTGTGCCTACTGTGGCGCCTGTTACGTGCTGCGGGACTGA
- a CDS encoding Yip1 family protein, which produces MDSGKIIARVKAILTTPKTEWPVAAAEPATVNSLFTGYILILAALPAVAAFIKGSLIGTSAFGITVRDSIGGGITRMVLGYLLSLVVVYLMALIINALAPTFGGQKDMVQALKTVAYAWTASWIAGIAVIVPWLGWLVALAGAIYGVYLLYLGLPQTMKCPTEKSAGYTAVSVIIAFVLSWIVGAIVIGVVGTAAFTGAAMGGMHVTGSNGDSVTIDGNSAMGQLAAMGKRAEQASKDMEAAQKSGDSAAQSAAMGKMMGAMAGTNGNVEALAPDQIKAFLPDSLGNLKRSSLSAQRNKAMGMQISQASADYSADSGQHLTLEVSDTGGAKGLMSLASAMAPEEEKQTEHGYEKTYSAGGNLVHEAWDTQSKYGEYSVVVGKRFTVKANGNVDSIDQLKQAVASVDLGKLESLKDAGVKAN; this is translated from the coding sequence ATGGATTCAGGAAAGATCATTGCACGCGTCAAGGCCATACTGACCACGCCGAAGACCGAGTGGCCCGTGGCCGCCGCCGAACCGGCCACGGTGAACAGCCTGTTCACCGGCTACATCCTCATCCTCGCCGCCCTGCCCGCGGTGGCAGCCTTCATCAAGGGCAGCCTGATCGGCACCAGCGCATTCGGCATCACCGTGCGCGACTCGATCGGTGGCGGCATCACCCGCATGGTGCTGGGCTACCTGCTGTCGCTGGTCGTGGTTTACCTGATGGCGCTGATCATCAACGCGCTGGCACCCACCTTCGGCGGCCAGAAGGACATGGTGCAGGCCCTCAAGACCGTGGCCTATGCGTGGACCGCCAGCTGGATTGCGGGCATCGCCGTGATCGTTCCCTGGCTGGGCTGGCTGGTTGCGCTCGCCGGCGCGATCTATGGCGTGTACCTGCTCTACCTCGGCCTGCCGCAGACGATGAAATGTCCGACCGAAAAATCGGCCGGCTACACCGCGGTCAGCGTGATCATCGCCTTCGTGCTGAGCTGGATCGTCGGCGCCATCGTGATCGGCGTGGTCGGCACCGCCGCGTTCACCGGCGCGGCGATGGGCGGCATGCATGTCACCGGCAGCAACGGCGACAGCGTCACCATCGACGGCAACAGCGCGATGGGGCAGCTGGCCGCGATGGGCAAGCGCGCCGAACAGGCCAGCAAGGACATGGAAGCCGCGCAGAAATCCGGCGACAGCGCCGCGCAATCCGCCGCGATGGGCAAGATGATGGGTGCGATGGCCGGCACCAACGGCAACGTCGAGGCGCTGGCACCGGACCAGATCAAGGCCTTCCTGCCCGACAGCCTGGGCAACCTCAAGCGCAGCAGCCTGTCGGCCCAGCGCAACAAGGCGATGGGCATGCAGATCTCCCAGGCCAGCGCCGACTATTCCGCCGACAGCGGCCAGCACCTCACGCTGGAAGTCTCCGATACCGGCGGCGCCAAGGGGCTGATGTCGCTGGCCAGCGCGATGGCGCCGGAGGAGGAAAAGCAGACCGAGCACGGCTACGAGAAGACCTACAGCGCCGGCGGCAACCTGGTCCACGAGGCCTGGGACACCCAGTCGAAATACGGCGAGTACAGCGTGGTGGTCGGCAAGCGCTTCACCGTGAAGGCCAACGGCAACGTCGACAGCATCGACCAGTTGAAACAGGCGGTCGCCAGCGTCGACCTGGGCAAGCTGGAGTCGCTGAAGGACGCCGGCGTCAAGGCGAACTGA
- a CDS encoding YceI family protein, protein MRALKCLAFAGLLGAAVSVQAAPVTYQLDPSHTMVLFSWNHFGYSNPTADLGLGEGTVVFDEQHPANSSVEVTLPLARLDTHVAALDEHLKKPDFLDADKYPVVTFKSTAVQPLGGNKFKVTGNLTVHGVTRPVVLDATLNKIGPHPMSKALSIGFDATASIKRSDFGVGAYVPNVSDELAIRITTEGSVPKKK, encoded by the coding sequence ATGCGTGCACTGAAATGCCTCGCTTTCGCCGGCCTGCTCGGCGCCGCCGTGTCGGTCCAGGCCGCCCCGGTCACCTACCAGCTCGACCCGAGCCACACCATGGTCCTGTTCAGCTGGAACCACTTCGGCTACTCCAACCCCACCGCCGACCTCGGCCTGGGCGAGGGCACCGTGGTGTTCGACGAACAGCATCCGGCCAATTCCAGCGTGGAAGTGACCCTGCCGCTGGCCCGTCTCGACACCCACGTGGCGGCGCTGGACGAGCACCTGAAGAAGCCGGACTTCCTCGATGCCGACAAGTACCCGGTGGTGACTTTCAAGAGCACGGCGGTGCAGCCGCTGGGCGGCAACAAGTTCAAGGTGACCGGCAACCTCACCGTGCACGGCGTGACCAGGCCAGTGGTGCTGGACGCGACGCTGAACAAGATCGGCCCGCATCCGATGAGCAAGGCGCTGTCGATCGGCTTCGACGCCACCGCCAGCATCAAGCGTTCGGACTTCGGCGTCGGCGCCTATGTGCCGAACGTCAGCGACGAACTCGCCATCCGCATCACCACCGAAGGTTCGGTGCCGAAGAAGAAGTAA
- a CDS encoding mitochondrial fission ELM1 family protein, translating into MLNPHGECWVITDTAAGNQRQALALAEYLGMPMRHLVLQPRAPWSWLAPKLELGGRLALSARQRRLFAPPWPTVAIGCGRAAALFTRMLRRLSDGQCYTVQILDPRIDPAHWDTVVAPRHDRLDGPNVLQPLGSLNPVDDEWLADGRDACPGFAELPQPRVGVLLGGSRQGITLDGDYARQLSTRLLERQRGEGGSLLVLGSRRTSPVLVEVFRRSLRDVPGLVWAGPDDGRNPYPGVLGWADRLVVTPDSVNMLSEACAVGCPVQTFVAAPLPAKIERFHHALREAGLLHDLDGPTVRPPPPLRETADIAADLRQHIAARQRDASTA; encoded by the coding sequence ATGCTGAACCCGCATGGCGAATGCTGGGTGATCACCGACACGGCCGCCGGCAACCAGCGGCAGGCGCTGGCGCTGGCGGAGTATCTGGGCATGCCCATGCGTCACCTGGTGCTGCAGCCGCGGGCGCCGTGGTCATGGCTGGCGCCGAAACTGGAACTCGGCGGGCGGCTGGCCCTGTCCGCCCGCCAGCGCCGCCTGTTCGCGCCGCCCTGGCCGACCGTGGCGATCGGCTGCGGCCGGGCGGCCGCCCTGTTCACCCGCATGCTGCGCCGCCTGTCCGACGGACAGTGCTACACCGTGCAGATCCTGGACCCGCGGATCGATCCCGCCCACTGGGACACCGTCGTCGCGCCCCGTCATGACCGGCTCGACGGCCCCAACGTGCTGCAGCCACTGGGCTCGCTGAATCCGGTCGACGACGAATGGCTGGCCGACGGCCGCGATGCCTGCCCCGGCTTCGCCGAGCTGCCGCAACCGCGGGTCGGCGTCCTGCTCGGCGGCTCACGCCAGGGCATCACGCTGGACGGCGACTATGCGCGCCAGCTGTCGACGCGACTGCTCGAACGCCAGCGTGGCGAAGGCGGCAGCCTGCTGGTGCTCGGTTCGCGGCGCACCTCGCCCGTGCTGGTCGAAGTGTTCCGCCGCAGCCTGCGCGACGTGCCCGGCCTGGTCTGGGCCGGACCCGACGACGGCCGCAACCCCTATCCGGGCGTGCTCGGCTGGGCCGACCGGCTGGTGGTCACTCCCGATTCGGTGAACATGCTTTCCGAAGCCTGCGCCGTGGGCTGCCCGGTCCAGACTTTCGTGGCCGCGCCGTTGCCGGCGAAGATCGAGCGTTTCCATCACGCCCTGCGCGAGGCCGGGCTGCTGCACGACCTGGACGGCCCGACCGTTCGTCCACCGCCGCCACTGCGCGAGACCGCCGACATCGCCGCCGACTTGCGCCAGCACATCGCCGCCCGACAACGCGACGCATCGACGGCATAA
- the glnE gene encoding bifunctional [glutamate--ammonia ligase]-adenylyl-L-tyrosine phosphorylase/[glutamate--ammonia-ligase] adenylyltransferase translates to MTHPASPALRALIDDRYGELASRCRAAGVPLHDDAGVAERIRRTLLASDFAFDTWCRQPQLLAPAGLERLRSGSDASARVEALKLPEDEAGCMVALRRFRHAEALRLVFRDANGLDELPETLSATSVLYEVLLELALGWSERMLAARYGHSRNPEGALQRLLVIGFGKLGGSELNFSSDIDLVFAYPHGGHTDGARPLDNSEYFVRLGRQLVRLLNEPTMDGICARVDMRLRPFGNAGRLALSFAAMEQYYQSEGRDWERYAWIKARPVAGDRAAGKQLQELLRPFVYRKYLDYTAFAGLREMKSLIDAEVARKDLADNLKLGPGGIREIEFIVQLTQLIRGGREPSLRVRGLLPALTACEARGHIPAARARALRQAYVLLRRVENRVQMLRDAQTHDIPPDALSRERLALSLDHPDWDSLQAALAAQRAIVSEEFAAVLMPQGGRAASVPVADLQLWQHACDESLDVGVLESSGFVPGSELADALLKLPQAASVRAMSPRSRERLDHLMPQLFEAARASKAPVASLLRLVRLMQAVARRSSYLALLEEQPAARRRLVRLFADSAFLAERVIAQPLLLDDVLDPRIDQLPFKRADIAAEIVRVLGTLEEREAEAELERVNEFKASTAFRLGLAFNDGRADAVATARRLAALAESVVGAVLALAERELVAQHGRLRGEGSGFSVLGYGSLGGEELGFASDLDLVFVYDGRRAQAMSDGARPIEGSRWYQRLAQRAMNWLTVLTRGGRLYEVDTRLRPDGSKGLLVSSLDAFVAYQQSRAWTWEHQALLRARPMAGDAALNAQLAEVRRSILAVPRERATVLAEVGSMRQRWRAERDRSDERQFDLKQGHGGLLDIEFALQGLVLAHAAQQPSLLGVTANAGLIEACRGAGLLDNNQAAILAVAHADLLQRALACTLDLRSRIAPRDAELAQLCGSVREVTDALGFAF, encoded by the coding sequence ATGACCCATCCGGCAAGCCCCGCACTGCGCGCACTGATCGATGACCGTTACGGCGAACTCGCCAGTCGCTGCCGTGCGGCCGGCGTGCCGCTGCACGACGACGCCGGCGTGGCCGAGCGTATCCGGCGCACCCTGCTGGCCAGCGATTTCGCCTTCGACACCTGGTGTCGCCAGCCGCAGTTGCTGGCGCCGGCCGGGCTGGAGCGCCTGCGCTCGGGCAGCGATGCCAGTGCGCGCGTCGAGGCGCTGAAGCTGCCGGAGGACGAGGCCGGGTGCATGGTCGCGCTGCGCCGCTTCCGCCACGCCGAGGCATTGCGGCTGGTGTTCCGCGATGCCAACGGGCTGGACGAGCTGCCGGAAACCCTGTCGGCGACCAGCGTGTTGTACGAGGTGCTGCTTGAACTGGCATTGGGCTGGTCCGAGCGCATGCTGGCCGCGCGCTACGGCCACAGCCGCAACCCCGAGGGCGCGTTGCAACGCCTGCTGGTGATCGGCTTCGGCAAGCTGGGCGGGTCGGAGCTGAACTTTTCCTCGGACATCGACCTGGTGTTCGCCTACCCGCACGGCGGCCACACCGACGGCGCGCGGCCGCTGGACAACAGCGAATACTTCGTGCGGCTGGGCCGCCAGCTGGTGCGCCTGCTCAACGAGCCGACCATGGACGGCATCTGCGCCCGGGTCGACATGCGCCTGCGCCCGTTCGGCAACGCCGGCCGGCTGGCCTTGTCGTTCGCCGCGATGGAGCAGTACTACCAGAGCGAAGGTCGCGACTGGGAACGCTACGCGTGGATCAAGGCACGCCCGGTCGCCGGCGATCGTGCCGCCGGCAAGCAGTTGCAGGAATTGCTGCGGCCGTTCGTCTACCGCAAGTACCTCGACTACACCGCGTTCGCCGGCCTGCGCGAGATGAAGTCGCTGATCGATGCGGAAGTGGCGCGCAAGGATCTGGCCGACAATCTGAAACTGGGCCCCGGCGGCATCCGCGAGATCGAGTTCATCGTGCAGCTGACCCAGCTGATCCGCGGCGGCCGCGAGCCGAGCCTGCGCGTGCGCGGCCTGCTGCCGGCGCTGACCGCGTGCGAGGCGCGCGGCCACATTCCCGCCGCGCGGGCGCGGGCGCTGCGCCAGGCCTACGTGCTGCTGCGGCGCGTCGAGAACCGGGTGCAGATGCTGCGCGATGCGCAGACCCATGACATCCCGCCCGATGCGCTCAGTCGCGAGCGCCTGGCGCTGAGCCTGGACCATCCAGACTGGGACAGCCTGCAGGCGGCGCTGGCGGCGCAGCGGGCCATCGTCAGCGAGGAGTTTGCCGCGGTCCTGATGCCGCAGGGCGGCCGCGCCGCCAGCGTGCCGGTCGCCGACCTGCAACTGTGGCAGCACGCCTGCGACGAGTCGCTGGACGTCGGCGTGCTGGAAAGCTCCGGCTTCGTGCCCGGCAGCGAACTGGCCGACGCCCTGCTGAAGCTGCCGCAGGCGGCTTCGGTGCGCGCGATGTCGCCCCGTTCGCGCGAACGGCTCGATCACCTGATGCCGCAGCTGTTCGAGGCCGCCCGCGCCAGCAAGGCGCCGGTGGCCAGTCTGCTGCGGCTGGTCCGCCTGATGCAGGCAGTGGCGCGGCGTTCGTCCTACCTGGCCCTGCTGGAGGAGCAGCCGGCCGCGCGGCGCCGGCTGGTGCGGCTATTCGCCGACAGCGCCTTCCTGGCCGAACGGGTGATCGCGCAACCGCTGCTGCTGGACGACGTGCTCGATCCGCGCATCGACCAACTGCCGTTCAAGCGTGCCGACATCGCCGCCGAGATCGTCCGCGTGCTGGGCACGCTGGAGGAACGCGAGGCCGAGGCGGAACTGGAACGGGTCAACGAGTTCAAGGCGTCGACCGCCTTCCGGCTGGGTCTGGCGTTCAACGACGGCCGCGCCGACGCGGTGGCCACCGCGCGCCGGCTCGCCGCGCTGGCCGAGTCGGTGGTGGGCGCGGTGCTGGCCCTGGCCGAGCGCGAGCTGGTGGCGCAGCACGGCCGGCTGCGCGGCGAAGGTTCGGGCTTCTCGGTGCTGGGCTACGGCAGCCTCGGCGGCGAGGAGCTCGGTTTCGCCTCGGACCTGGACCTGGTGTTCGTCTACGACGGCCGACGCGCCCAGGCGATGAGCGACGGCGCGCGGCCGATCGAAGGTTCGCGCTGGTACCAGCGGCTGGCCCAGCGGGCGATGAACTGGCTCACCGTGCTGACCCGCGGCGGGCGCCTGTACGAAGTCGACACGCGGCTGCGGCCGGATGGCTCCAAGGGGCTGCTGGTCAGCAGCCTGGATGCGTTCGTGGCCTATCAGCAGAGTCGTGCGTGGACCTGGGAACACCAGGCGCTGCTGCGCGCGCGGCCGATGGCCGGCGACGCGGCGCTCAACGCGCAGCTGGCCGAGGTACGACGCAGCATCCTGGCGGTGCCGCGCGAACGCGCCACCGTGCTGGCCGAGGTCGGCAGCATGCGCCAGCGCTGGCGTGCCGAACGCGACCGCTCCGACGAGCGCCAGTTTGACCTGAAGCAGGGCCACGGCGGCCTGCTCGACATCGAGTTCGCCTTGCAGGGACTGGTGCTGGCGCATGCGGCGCAGCAGCCGTCACTGCTGGGGGTCACCGCCAACGCGGGCCTGATCGAGGCCTGCCGCGGCGCCGGCCTGCTCGACAACAACCAGGCCGCGATCCTCGCCGTGGCCCACGCCGACCTGCTGCAACGCGCCCTGGCCTGCACCCTCGACCTGCGCTCGCGCATCGCGCCTCGCGATGCGGAACTGGCGCAGCTGTGCGGCAGTGTCCGCGAGGTCACCGATGCGCTGGGGTTCGCCTTTTGA
- a CDS encoding LTA synthase family protein, producing the protein MPPLASPPVSRRRAIASRVALLLLLALAFVLLTGWVDGGVGVTPLRIFDQARYPLANALPGLLLAALLLAISRRAWLSFALAFLLQGLLYAVNVLKVANLGTPLLPDDFRIVGQLHKGGMHLLSGYLPHSAWPYLGLLAAVIAIVVAWRLEPPLFERRPRLPRALGGGAAALALLTMLVGLQAWTKIYNAKTLWLEPWSAISTTTHSGLVSSLMLFHLQYGKGAHKPDPITASRLINQSAPALLQSMQAATPAAADLPDVVVVQSESFFDPTIMRGYEHSNFAPNLRRLAAHGISGKLHVPTFGGGTIRTEFEFLTGLSLRYFDNLQFPYLQMSHQALPGLVRTLSRHGYSTLALHGNDPAFWNRTTAFKAIGFDRFVSQSSFPPGAPNDGKYMADSAMTDEIMTQLKDQGPPQFIFAISIEAHGPYDVEPTHVAERDAIPVPAGITGRDKLELQNYLYHLKHADAELGRLVKLLAARERPSVVVFYGDHLPALSNSYQITGFVDGGDMLSQAGVWLLVDPKHPGKRSTADTASWLLPGKLLAHIGIHDDPYFALTELVGPPLASLTEAPGATPLPEGDDLQQLDKAMASVEQLRMSNKLDSLLPQPAAAPAPGEIVHNAAPPAPRPASAAQ; encoded by the coding sequence ATGCCGCCACTTGCTTCCCCGCCCGTTTCCCGTCGGCGAGCGATCGCTTCCCGGGTCGCGCTGCTGTTGCTGCTGGCCCTGGCCTTCGTGCTGCTGACCGGGTGGGTGGACGGTGGCGTCGGCGTGACCCCTCTGCGCATCTTCGACCAGGCACGTTACCCGCTGGCCAACGCCTTGCCGGGCCTGCTGCTGGCGGCGCTGCTGCTGGCGATCAGCCGGCGCGCATGGCTTTCGTTCGCGCTGGCGTTCCTGTTGCAGGGCCTGCTGTACGCGGTGAACGTGCTCAAGGTGGCCAACCTCGGCACGCCGCTGTTGCCGGACGACTTCCGCATCGTGGGGCAGTTGCACAAGGGCGGCATGCACCTGTTGTCGGGCTATCTGCCGCACAGCGCGTGGCCGTACCTCGGCCTGCTCGCCGCGGTGATCGCGATCGTGGTGGCGTGGCGACTGGAACCGCCGTTGTTCGAACGCCGCCCGCGGCTGCCGCGCGCGCTCGGTGGCGGCGCGGCGGCGCTGGCACTGCTCACGATGCTGGTCGGCCTGCAGGCGTGGACGAAGATCTACAACGCGAAGACCTTGTGGCTGGAGCCGTGGTCGGCCATTTCCACCACCACCCATTCCGGCCTGGTCAGCTCGCTGATGCTGTTCCACCTGCAATACGGCAAGGGTGCGCACAAGCCGGACCCGATCACGGCCAGCCGTCTGATCAACCAGTCCGCGCCGGCACTGCTGCAGTCCATGCAGGCGGCGACACCGGCGGCGGCCGACCTGCCGGACGTGGTGGTGGTGCAAAGCGAGTCGTTCTTCGACCCGACCATCATGCGCGGCTACGAGCACAGCAACTTCGCGCCCAATCTGCGCCGGCTGGCTGCGCACGGCATCAGCGGCAAGCTGCACGTGCCCACTTTTGGTGGCGGCACCATCCGCACCGAGTTCGAATTCCTCACCGGCCTGTCGCTGCGCTATTTCGACAACCTGCAGTTCCCCTATCTGCAGATGAGTCACCAGGCACTGCCGGGACTGGTCCGCACGCTGAGCCGGCACGGCTATTCGACGCTGGCGCTGCACGGCAACGACCCGGCGTTCTGGAACCGCACCACCGCGTTCAAGGCGATCGGCTTCGATCGCTTCGTGTCGCAGTCGTCGTTCCCGCCCGGCGCGCCCAACGACGGCAAGTACATGGCCGACAGCGCGATGACCGACGAGATCATGACCCAGCTGAAGGATCAGGGCCCGCCGCAGTTCATCTTCGCCATCAGCATCGAGGCGCACGGCCCGTACGACGTCGAGCCCACCCATGTCGCCGAGCGCGACGCGATCCCGGTGCCCGCCGGCATCACCGGCCGCGACAAGCTGGAGCTGCAGAACTACCTGTATCACCTCAAGCATGCCGATGCCGAGTTGGGACGCCTGGTGAAGCTGCTGGCGGCGCGCGAGCGTCCCAGCGTGGTGGTGTTCTATGGCGATCACCTGCCGGCGTTGAGCAACAGCTACCAGATCACCGGCTTCGTCGACGGCGGCGACATGCTGAGCCAGGCCGGTGTGTGGCTGCTGGTCGATCCGAAGCACCCGGGCAAGCGCAGCACGGCCGACACCGCCTCCTGGCTGCTGCCCGGCAAGCTGCTGGCGCACATCGGCATCCACGACGATCCGTACTTCGCGCTGACCGAACTGGTCGGCCCGCCGCTGGCCTCGCTCACCGAGGCGCCCGGCGCAACGCCGTTGCCCGAGGGTGACGACCTGCAACAACTCGACAAGGCCATGGCCAGCGTCGAACAGCTGCGCATGAGCAACAAGCTGGACAGCCTGCTGCCGCAGCCCGCAGCGGCGCCCGCGCCTGGCGAGATCGTCCACAACGCCGCACCACCGGCACCACGGCCGGCATCCGCCGCGCAGTGA